The Oxalobacteraceae bacterium OTU3CINTB1 genome includes a window with the following:
- a CDS encoding sigma-54 dependent transcriptional regulator has translation MYEAMKVLLVEDDATVRAGSAQALDLAGFQVEAFHAAEQALAKVTPGFAGVIVSDVRLPGMSGLDLMAAAKAIDPQLPVVLVTGHGDITMAVNAMRDGAYDFIAKPYSSEQLSEVVQRALETRRLTLEVAALRHRIEHGVGIEATLLGDSAPMRDLRRLILDLADEPADVLIYGETGTGKEMVARCLHQYSRRHKRNFVALNCGAIPENIFESEVFGHEPGAFTGAGKRQVGKIEYADGGSLFLDEIESLPMSLQVKMLRVLQERYVERLGSNSQVPVDVRVIAAAKDDLKELSDQQKFRSDLYYRLNLIVLNLPPLRERREDIPLLFEHFLLGAAARYKRAAPPVPGPLMQSLMAHDWPGNVRELRNIAERFVLGLSSGADGLLSARSLAPSPLAEQVGCFERAVIEQELRKAGGSVSEVSVALAVPKQTLYYKMQKYGLTSDVYK, from the coding sequence ATGTATGAAGCGATGAAAGTATTGTTGGTCGAGGACGACGCCACCGTGCGCGCAGGCAGCGCGCAGGCGCTCGACCTGGCCGGATTCCAGGTCGAGGCCTTCCACGCGGCTGAACAGGCGCTGGCGAAGGTCACCCCGGGATTCGCCGGCGTGATCGTCAGCGATGTACGGCTGCCCGGCATGAGCGGGCTCGATCTGATGGCGGCGGCAAAGGCCATCGACCCCCAATTGCCGGTGGTGCTGGTGACCGGGCATGGCGATATCACGATGGCGGTGAACGCCATGCGCGACGGCGCCTACGACTTCATCGCCAAGCCGTATTCGTCGGAGCAGCTGTCCGAGGTGGTGCAGCGCGCGCTGGAGACGCGCCGCCTGACCCTGGAGGTGGCGGCGCTGCGCCACCGCATCGAGCACGGCGTCGGCATCGAGGCCACCTTGCTGGGCGATTCGGCGCCGATGCGCGACCTGCGCCGCCTGATCCTGGACCTGGCCGACGAACCGGCCGATGTGCTGATCTACGGCGAGACCGGGACCGGCAAGGAGATGGTGGCGCGCTGCCTGCACCAGTACAGCCGCCGCCACAAGCGCAATTTCGTCGCGCTCAATTGCGGCGCCATCCCGGAGAATATCTTCGAGAGCGAGGTGTTCGGCCACGAGCCGGGCGCCTTCACCGGCGCCGGCAAGCGCCAGGTCGGCAAGATCGAATACGCGGACGGCGGCTCGCTGTTCCTCGACGAGATCGAGAGCCTGCCGATGTCGCTTCAGGTAAAGATGCTGCGCGTGCTTCAGGAACGGTACGTCGAGCGGCTCGGTTCCAACAGCCAGGTGCCGGTGGACGTGCGCGTGATCGCCGCCGCCAAGGATGATTTGAAGGAGCTGTCGGACCAGCAGAAATTCCGCAGCGATTTATACTATCGCCTGAACCTGATTGTGCTCAACCTGCCGCCGCTGCGCGAGCGTCGCGAAGATATTCCGCTGCTGTTCGAGCACTTCCTGCTCGGCGCGGCGGCCCGCTACAAACGCGCCGCGCCGCCCGTGCCCGGGCCGCTGATGCAGTCGCTGATGGCGCACGACTGGCCGGGCAATGTGCGGGAGCTGCGCAACATCGCCGAGCGCTTTGTGCTGGGATTGTCGAGCGGCGCCGACGGCCTGCTGTCGGCGCGCAGCCTGGCGCCGTCGCCGCTGGCCGAGCAGGTGGGGTGCTTCGAGCGCGCCGTCATCGAGCAGGAGCTGCGCAAGGCCGGCGGCAGCGTCAGCGAGGTCAGTGTGGCGCTGGCGGTGCCCAAGCAGACGCTGTATTACAAGATGCAAAAGTACGGGTTAACGTCGGACGTGTACAAGTAA
- a CDS encoding GlxA family transcriptional regulator, producing MRTLALIIFPGVQSLDVSGPMDVFAEANAFVAPEDGYRLVTVGTAPEPIRASNGQKLGADYTLGDAGLDISDWDTVLVAGGPQLAHAPDHAPDHAPLSEWLRAAAETVPRYGSICTGAFLLGRAGLLDGKHATTHWSDAARLAALFPLARIEHDRIHVRDGRLVTSAGVTAGIDLALALVAEDHGQAVALAVAKRLLVLAQRQGGQSQFSPYLSAATAPDTLATVIQHYVMNHLAESLSVEQLADIAGMSARNFARQFVKEMGVTPAEFVQRARVDAARNLLEGSALAPKAIAYRCGFGSAARMRLVFTQRFGVTPNQYRDSFRVVASPA from the coding sequence GTGAGAACGCTCGCGCTGATCATCTTCCCCGGCGTGCAGTCGCTCGACGTATCGGGGCCGATGGACGTCTTCGCCGAGGCCAACGCCTTCGTCGCGCCGGAAGACGGCTACCGCCTGGTCACCGTCGGCACCGCCCCGGAGCCGATCCGCGCCTCAAACGGCCAGAAACTCGGCGCCGATTACACGCTGGGCGACGCCGGCCTCGATATCTCCGACTGGGACACGGTGCTGGTGGCAGGCGGCCCGCAGCTGGCGCATGCGCCGGATCACGCGCCGGATCACGCGCCGCTGTCGGAGTGGCTGCGCGCGGCGGCGGAAACGGTGCCGCGCTATGGGTCTATTTGCACCGGCGCCTTTCTGTTGGGCCGCGCCGGCCTGCTGGACGGGAAACACGCCACCACGCACTGGAGCGACGCCGCGCGATTGGCCGCGTTGTTCCCATTGGCCCGGATCGAGCATGATCGCATCCACGTGCGCGATGGCCGGCTGGTCACCTCGGCCGGCGTCACCGCCGGCATCGACTTGGCGCTGGCACTGGTGGCCGAGGACCATGGCCAGGCGGTGGCCCTGGCGGTCGCCAAGCGCCTGCTGGTGCTGGCGCAACGCCAGGGAGGACAGTCGCAATTCAGCCCTTATCTATCCGCCGCCACCGCGCCGGATACATTGGCGACGGTAATCCAGCACTACGTGATGAACCATCTGGCCGAGTCGCTATCGGTCGAACAACTGGCCGACATCGCCGGCATGAGCGCCCGCAATTTCGCCCGCCAGTTCGTCAAGGAGATGGGTGTCACGCCGGCCGAATTCGTCCAGCGCGCCCGGGTGGACGCGGCCCGCAACCTGCTGGAGGGCAGCGCGCTGGCGCCCAAGGCGATCGCCTACCGCTGCGGTTTCGGCAGCGCGGCGCGCATGCGGTTGGTGTTCACCCAGCGCTTCGGCGTCACGCCCAACCAATACCGCGACAGCTTCCGTGTCGTGGCATCCCCTGCTTAA
- a CDS encoding glycoside hydrolase family 127 protein yields the protein MRASSPFRHRRLILQGAASLGLISGWSAKANAVGAAATGATATAAGAADAPATPSSATAVPMSDVRLLPSFYAEALQANQSYLLRLNADRFLHNYHLFAGLPVKGKIYGGWESDTIAGEGLGHYLSALSLMHAQSGLPALKPRIDYIVAELARVQRAQGDGYIGGFMRKRKDGKVVDGKEIFPEIMRGEIRSAGFDLNGCWVPLYNWHKVFAGLFDAQTYAGNARALQVATGLAGYMAKVFDALNDEQLQQVLACEHGGINESFAELYARTNDERWLKVARRLYHHKALAPLAEGRDELANLHSNTQIPKLIGLARLYELKGQQSDADTVKFFWKTVTDHHSYVIGGNGDREYFSGPDTIAAHITEQTCEACCSYNMLKMTRHLYSWSPDAAYFDYYERTHLNHIMAHQNPRTGMFTYMTPLMSGVAREYSSEENDFWCCVLSGIESHSKHGDSIYWENRDTLFVNLYIPSLVKWRHAAATLEMTTRYPFESDIDIKVKRLAGQRYYTLALRIPAWASGHTLLVNGKPHAASKDKGYLFVRRRWRAGDTVRLSLPLELRLEAAAGNDKVVALLRGPMVLAADLGAADKPFDGLAPALVGANILASFKEADKVKAVYRTVGSGRPGDMKFTPFFAQYDRRAAVYFNAYNEQEWAASEVAFRKEEARLKDLADRSIDVMHLGEMQPERDHDLQSDISYPVSYRGRMGRDARTGGYFSFRMKCGPGQLVLQASYWGEERNRDFHISIDGERVARVKLDGSHPGEFIDRDYVLPEKLTSGKNSIVVRFDPEPGHTAGPVFGARLYVQR from the coding sequence ATGCGCGCCTCGTCACCGTTCCGTCACCGTCGATTGATCCTGCAAGGCGCCGCCAGTCTGGGGCTGATATCCGGATGGAGCGCCAAGGCGAACGCCGTCGGCGCGGCGGCGACCGGCGCCACAGCCACCGCAGCCGGCGCAGCCGATGCGCCGGCCACGCCATCCTCCGCCACGGCGGTGCCCATGTCCGACGTGCGTCTGCTGCCTTCCTTTTACGCCGAGGCGCTGCAGGCCAACCAGTCCTACCTGCTACGCCTGAACGCCGACCGCTTCCTGCACAACTACCACCTGTTCGCCGGCTTGCCGGTCAAGGGCAAGATCTATGGCGGCTGGGAGTCGGACACCATCGCCGGCGAGGGGCTTGGCCACTACCTGTCCGCGCTGTCGCTGATGCACGCGCAGAGCGGTCTGCCGGCGCTCAAGCCGCGCATCGATTACATCGTCGCCGAGCTGGCGCGCGTGCAGCGGGCGCAGGGCGACGGCTACATCGGTGGCTTCATGCGCAAGCGCAAAGACGGCAAGGTCGTCGACGGCAAGGAGATCTTCCCCGAGATCATGCGCGGCGAGATCCGCTCGGCCGGATTCGACCTGAATGGCTGCTGGGTGCCGCTGTATAACTGGCACAAGGTGTTCGCCGGCCTGTTCGACGCCCAGACCTACGCCGGCAACGCGCGGGCGCTGCAAGTGGCGACGGGACTGGCCGGCTACATGGCCAAGGTCTTCGACGCCTTGAACGACGAACAGTTGCAGCAGGTGCTGGCGTGCGAACATGGCGGCATCAACGAAAGCTTCGCCGAACTTTATGCGCGCACCAACGACGAACGCTGGCTGAAGGTGGCGCGGCGGCTGTACCACCACAAGGCGCTGGCGCCGCTGGCCGAAGGCCGCGACGAACTGGCCAACCTGCACTCGAACACGCAGATTCCCAAGTTGATCGGCCTGGCGCGCCTGTATGAGCTCAAAGGCCAACAAAGCGACGCCGACACCGTCAAGTTTTTCTGGAAGACGGTCACGGATCACCACAGCTACGTCATCGGCGGCAACGGCGACCGCGAATATTTTTCGGGCCCGGACACCATCGCCGCCCACATCACCGAACAGACCTGCGAAGCCTGCTGCAGCTACAACATGCTGAAGATGACGCGCCACTTGTACAGCTGGTCGCCGGACGCCGCCTATTTCGACTACTACGAGCGCACGCACCTGAACCACATCATGGCGCACCAGAATCCGCGCACCGGCATGTTCACCTATATGACGCCGCTGATGTCGGGCGTGGCGCGCGAGTACTCCAGCGAGGAGAACGATTTCTGGTGCTGCGTGTTGTCCGGCATCGAGAGCCACTCCAAGCACGGCGACTCGATCTATTGGGAGAACCGCGACACGCTGTTCGTCAACCTGTACATTCCGTCGCTGGTGAAGTGGCGGCACGCGGCGGCCACCCTGGAGATGACGACGCGTTATCCGTTCGAGAGCGATATCGACATCAAGGTCAAGCGCCTGGCCGGCCAGCGCTATTACACGCTGGCCCTGCGCATTCCGGCGTGGGCTTCGGGCCATACCTTGCTAGTCAACGGCAAGCCGCACGCGGCCAGCAAGGACAAGGGTTACCTGTTCGTGCGGCGCCGCTGGCGCGCCGGCGACACCGTGCGTCTCTCGCTGCCGCTGGAGCTGCGGCTGGAAGCGGCCGCCGGCAACGACAAGGTGGTCGCGTTGTTGCGCGGGCCGATGGTGCTGGCCGCCGACCTGGGCGCGGCCGACAAACCGTTCGACGGCCTGGCGCCGGCGCTGGTCGGCGCCAACATCCTGGCCTCGTTCAAGGAGGCCGACAAGGTGAAGGCCGTGTACCGGACGGTGGGCAGCGGCCGGCCCGGCGACATGAAGTTCACGCCGTTCTTCGCCCAGTACGACCGGCGCGCGGCGGTGTACTTCAACGCCTACAACGAGCAGGAATGGGCTGCCTCCGAAGTGGCGTTCCGCAAGGAGGAGGCGCGCCTCAAGGACCTGGCCGACCGCTCGATCGACGTCATGCACCTGGGGGAGATGCAGCCGGAGCGCGACCACGACCTGCAATCGGACATCTCGTATCCGGTGTCGTACCGCGGCCGCATGGGCCGCGATGCCCGCACCGGCGGCTATTTCAGCTTCCGCATGAAATGCGGACCGGGACAGCTGGTGCTGCAGGCCAGTTATTGGGGCGAGGAGCGCAACCGCGATTTCCACATCAGTATCGACGGCGAGCGGGTGGCCCGCGTCAAGCTCGATGGCAGCCATCCGGGTGAGTTCATCGACCGCGATTATGTGCTGCCGGAGAAATTGACCAGCGGAAAGAACAGCATCGTGGTCCGATTCGATCCGGAGCCCGGCCACACGGCGGGGCCGGTGTTCGGCGCGCGCTTGTACGTGCAGCGCTGA
- a CDS encoding ATP-binding protein, giving the protein MNLPALSQLPAARFLTAPGELGAQILAYDWARTPLGAIEDWPHSLKTVVSLMLSSRQPMWIGWGEQATFLYNDAYIGVLSMAKHPWALGRPAAEVWAEIWDICGPLADRVFEHGEATLADDVRLFMSRGDFLEETFFSFSYSPVRDESGNVAGLFCPNLDVTTKHLNARRLRTLSDMSTRMLQEKTVDGACAAAMASIAANPDDLPFAMLYLADDNPEGAAVGAAALAQATHPDLPRQLFPIDEVIADAATRVVALRRSAEREAESAFPSGLANQPIREALVLPLMGAGTQQTIGALVLGVSAARRLDADYRRFLELIAIQTGNAIQQARAAEEERLHAEMLTELDRAKTQFFSNVSHEFRTPLTLLLGPMEDALRDAAAPLPPAQRARMELMRRNGLRLQKLVNTLLEFSRVQAGRAQASFAPTDLPALTADLASSFRSAIEGAGMRLVVDCPPLAAPVYVDPGLWEKIVLNLLSNAFKFTFEGQIAISLHQAGTNARLTVGDSGTGIPADQLPHLFERFHRVEGARSRTYEGSGIGLALVRDLVALHGGAIGVDSEPGRGTVFAVEIPLGSAHLDPAHVREQRLEEWRPTAVQSYVAEAEGWVQPSAPLPDADHVPGARHGRLLIVDDNADMRDYLRRLLRGVWDVEVCNNGREALDAVRRRMPDIVLSDVMMPELDGFGLLAALRGDPATREIPIMLLSARAGEEARLEGLQAGADDYLIKPFSSHDLVARIEVLRLRRQARMVDVAVARRTQSIFSQAPVAIAILRGPEHVFEQANACYQEMVGPRALVGLSIRNAFPELEGQGIFELLDGVLAGGEPYVGRSVAVRFRRGHGEELTDCCFDFVYQPLIDDDGRTEGVAMVAFEVTELANAKRAADAANRAKDEFLAMLGHELRNPLAPIVTALQLMRLRGGDYALKERTVIERQTRHLVALVDDLLDVSRVAEGKIQLRRQSVEMTEVVARAIETASPLIEEKRHVLEVQVPASGLAVMADPGRCAQVLANLLTNAAKYTEPQGRLSVHAWRDGGYAVVEVRDNGIGIAPDMLASVFDLFVQERQALSRSRGGLGLGLTIAKSMMALHGGSISARSDGVGLGSTFTIRMPALEQVFEAPQAAPPVAHQASSRQPSSGLRVMVVDDNEDAAQAVGEALELMGHEVHVMFGAPEALASEGNLRPDVCLLDIGLPGMDGYELAQRLRQQAGQRRLRLIAVTGYGQDGDRRRAAEAGFDNHLTKPVDLMTLDGLLRGAD; this is encoded by the coding sequence ATGAATCTACCGGCATTGTCCCAGCTGCCGGCCGCGCGCTTCCTGACCGCGCCGGGAGAATTGGGTGCGCAGATTTTGGCGTACGATTGGGCGCGCACGCCGTTGGGGGCGATCGAGGATTGGCCGCACAGCCTCAAGACGGTCGTCAGCCTGATGCTCAGCTCCCGCCAGCCGATGTGGATAGGGTGGGGCGAACAGGCCACCTTCCTGTACAACGACGCTTATATCGGTGTGCTCAGCATGGCCAAGCATCCCTGGGCGCTAGGGCGTCCGGCGGCGGAAGTGTGGGCGGAGATCTGGGATATCTGCGGCCCGCTGGCCGACCGCGTGTTCGAGCACGGCGAGGCCACCCTGGCCGACGACGTGCGCCTGTTCATGAGCCGTGGCGATTTTTTGGAGGAGACGTTCTTTTCGTTCTCCTATAGCCCGGTGCGCGATGAATCGGGCAACGTGGCGGGACTGTTCTGCCCCAACCTCGACGTCACGACCAAGCATTTGAACGCCCGCCGCCTGCGCACGCTGTCGGACATGAGCACCCGCATGCTGCAGGAAAAAACCGTGGATGGAGCCTGCGCGGCGGCGATGGCCAGTATCGCCGCGAATCCGGACGACCTGCCGTTCGCGATGCTGTACCTGGCGGACGACAACCCGGAAGGGGCGGCCGTCGGCGCCGCCGCGCTGGCGCAGGCCACGCATCCCGACCTTCCGCGCCAGCTGTTTCCGATCGACGAAGTCATCGCCGATGCCGCCACCCGTGTGGTGGCGCTGCGGCGATCGGCGGAGCGCGAGGCGGAATCCGCATTCCCGTCCGGCCTAGCAAACCAGCCGATACGCGAGGCGCTGGTGCTTCCGCTGATGGGCGCCGGCACGCAGCAAACCATCGGCGCGCTGGTGCTGGGCGTGAGCGCCGCGCGCCGGCTAGACGCCGACTACCGCCGCTTTCTGGAGTTGATCGCGATCCAGACCGGCAACGCGATCCAGCAGGCGCGCGCCGCCGAGGAGGAACGCCTGCACGCCGAGATGCTGACGGAGCTCGATCGCGCCAAGACCCAGTTCTTCAGCAATGTCAGCCACGAGTTCCGCACGCCGCTCACGCTGCTGCTCGGACCCATGGAAGACGCGTTGCGCGACGCCGCCGCGCCTTTGCCGCCGGCGCAGCGCGCACGCATGGAGCTGATGCGGCGCAACGGCCTGCGGCTGCAAAAGCTGGTCAACACGCTGCTCGAATTCTCGCGCGTGCAGGCCGGCCGCGCGCAGGCCAGCTTCGCGCCCACCGATCTGCCGGCCCTGACCGCCGATCTGGCCAGCAGCTTCCGCTCGGCGATCGAGGGCGCCGGCATGCGGCTGGTGGTCGACTGTCCGCCGCTGGCGGCGCCGGTGTATGTCGATCCGGGCCTGTGGGAAAAGATCGTTCTGAACCTGCTCTCGAACGCCTTCAAGTTCACGTTCGAAGGGCAGATCGCTATCTCCCTTCACCAAGCGGGAACCAACGCGCGACTGACGGTGGGCGACAGCGGCACCGGCATTCCGGCGGACCAGTTGCCGCACCTGTTCGAGCGTTTCCACCGCGTGGAAGGCGCGCGTTCGCGCACTTACGAAGGCTCGGGCATCGGCCTGGCGCTGGTGCGCGACCTGGTGGCGCTGCACGGCGGCGCGATCGGCGTCGACAGCGAACCGGGACGGGGGACGGTGTTCGCCGTCGAGATCCCGCTGGGCAGCGCCCATCTGGACCCGGCGCACGTGCGCGAGCAGCGCCTGGAGGAATGGCGGCCCACGGCGGTGCAATCCTATGTGGCCGAGGCGGAGGGGTGGGTACAGCCGTCTGCTCCGCTCCCGGACGCCGATCACGTGCCGGGTGCGCGCCATGGGCGTTTGCTGATCGTCGACGACAACGCCGACATGCGCGACTACCTGCGGCGCTTGCTGCGCGGTGTTTGGGATGTCGAGGTGTGCAACAACGGCCGGGAAGCGCTGGACGCGGTGCGGCGCCGGATGCCCGACATCGTCCTCTCCGATGTCATGATGCCGGAGCTCGACGGTTTCGGTTTGCTGGCGGCGCTGCGCGGCGATCCGGCCACGCGCGAGATTCCGATCATGCTGCTGTCGGCGCGCGCCGGCGAGGAGGCGCGGCTGGAAGGACTGCAGGCGGGCGCCGACGACTATCTGATCAAACCCTTCTCCAGCCACGATCTCGTCGCGCGCATCGAGGTGCTGCGCCTGCGCCGGCAAGCGCGCATGGTGGACGTGGCCGTGGCGCGCCGCACGCAGAGCATCTTCAGCCAGGCACCGGTGGCGATCGCCATCCTGCGCGGGCCGGAACACGTGTTCGAACAGGCCAATGCCTGCTACCAGGAGATGGTCGGGCCGCGCGCGCTGGTCGGTCTGTCCATTCGAAACGCCTTCCCGGAGCTGGAGGGGCAGGGCATCTTCGAATTGCTGGACGGCGTTCTGGCCGGCGGCGAGCCTTACGTGGGGCGCTCGGTGGCGGTGCGGTTCCGGCGCGGCCATGGCGAGGAATTGACCGACTGCTGCTTCGATTTCGTCTATCAGCCGCTGATCGACGATGACGGCCGCACCGAGGGCGTGGCCATGGTGGCCTTTGAAGTGACGGAGCTGGCCAACGCCAAGCGCGCCGCCGACGCGGCCAACCGCGCCAAGGACGAATTCCTGGCGATGCTGGGCCACGAATTGCGCAATCCGCTGGCGCCCATCGTCACCGCGCTGCAGCTGATGCGCTTGCGCGGCGGCGACTACGCCCTCAAGGAACGCACCGTCATCGAACGCCAGACCAGGCACCTGGTCGCGCTGGTCGACGATTTGCTCGATGTCTCGCGCGTCGCCGAGGGCAAGATCCAGTTGCGGCGGCAGTCGGTGGAAATGACCGAAGTGGTGGCGCGCGCGATCGAAACGGCCAGCCCGCTGATCGAGGAAAAGCGCCATGTGCTGGAGGTACAAGTGCCGGCTTCCGGACTGGCGGTGATGGCCGATCCCGGACGTTGCGCGCAGGTGCTGGCCAACCTGCTGACCAACGCAGCCAAGTACACCGAACCGCAGGGCCGCCTGAGCGTGCACGCCTGGCGCGACGGCGGCTACGCGGTGGTGGAGGTGCGCGACAACGGCATCGGCATCGCGCCCGACATGCTGGCCTCCGTGTTCGACCTGTTCGTGCAGGAGCGGCAGGCTTTGAGCCGCTCGCGCGGCGGTCTTGGCCTGGGCCTGACGATCGCTAAAAGCATGATGGCGCTACACGGCGGCAGCATTAGCGCGCGCAGCGATGGCGTGGGACTCGGCAGCACTTTTACCATCCGCATGCCGGCGCTGGAGCAGGTCTTCGAGGCGCCACAAGCGGCGCCGCCGGTTGCGCACCAAGCGTCTTCGCGACAGCCCAGCTCCGGACTAAGGGTGATGGTCGTCGATGACAACGAGGACGCCGCGCAGGCGGTCGGCGAGGCACTGGAGCTGATGGGTCACGAGGTGCACGTGATGTTTGGCGCGCCGGAGGCGCTGGCCAGTGAAGGAAACTTGCGTCCCGACGTTTGCCTGCTCGATATCGGCTTGCCCGGGATGGACGGCTATGAGCTTGCACAGCGCTTGCGCCAGCAGGCCGGCCAGCGTCGTTTGCGGCTGATCGCTGTCACCGGATACGGCCAGGACGGCGACCGCCGGCGCGCGGCCGAAGCGGGTTTCGACAATCACTTAACGAAGCCGGTCGATCTGATGACGCTTGACGGCCTGCTTCGGGGCGCGGATTAA
- a CDS encoding ATP-binding protein has translation MAAASSQTVPPSRPGRRLWGRLTLWVLLLAACLALAIFCWRWAENVAIERLRLSGAQRLDGYALSLENLLAKYDFLPGTLELNKDVIALLQHPGDDALRGEVNQYLEKVNRLSKSTTIYIVNLQGVTQAASNWRERDSFVGDDVSFRPYVRDALRREPGGFYGVGTTRGEPGYFFAHGIYHNGRMLGVATVKVNIEKLEKGWVQGADKVLLADAHGVVFLTSAPEWKYRTLAPLAPEVRQELEASRQYFSHALTPLGLREERRIDGGASIVDVPAAAQGGEPDPGPGSRMVSQARSLAPRKWQFVYLSDLAPARASARNVFLFALLVQALLVMLVLYARQRRRLGRQRLRAREDLQRAYDNLETMVAERTSSLQQMTHNLSEENIVRRKAEQKLRQAQSELVQAAKMAVLGQMSAGITHELNQPLTALRTMADNAKVLIERDRLDEAKTNLATISQLVGRMGLITGQLRQFARKADASLRPVPVAAAITAALFLVERRVERERVNFRMSMRSHDVHALCDSNRLEQVLVNLFNNALDAMTDSETRELTVGVERTDERVMIGVADTGPGIPENIRAHLFEPFFTTKPQGQGLGLGLAISEQIVREFGGLLRVEASASGGARFIIELPLAEQETTDV, from the coding sequence ATGGCGGCAGCATCATCGCAGACGGTTCCACCATCGCGGCCTGGCCGGCGGCTTTGGGGGCGACTCACGCTGTGGGTGTTGCTGCTGGCCGCCTGTCTGGCGCTGGCGATTTTTTGCTGGCGCTGGGCGGAGAACGTGGCGATCGAGCGGCTGCGCCTGTCCGGGGCGCAGCGGCTCGACGGCTATGCCCTCAGTCTCGAGAACCTGCTGGCCAAGTACGATTTCCTGCCCGGCACCCTGGAGTTGAACAAGGACGTCATCGCCCTGTTGCAGCATCCCGGCGACGACGCGCTGCGCGGGGAGGTCAACCAATACCTGGAGAAGGTCAACCGCCTCTCCAAATCCACCACCATCTATATCGTCAATCTGCAGGGCGTGACCCAGGCGGCGAGCAACTGGCGCGAGCGCGACAGCTTTGTCGGCGACGACGTCTCGTTCCGGCCGTACGTGCGCGACGCGCTGCGCCGCGAGCCCGGTGGTTTTTACGGCGTCGGCACCACGCGCGGCGAGCCTGGCTACTTTTTCGCCCACGGGATTTATCACAACGGCCGCATGCTGGGCGTCGCCACGGTCAAGGTCAATATCGAGAAGCTGGAGAAGGGCTGGGTGCAGGGCGCCGACAAGGTACTGCTGGCAGACGCCCACGGCGTGGTTTTCCTGACCTCCGCGCCGGAATGGAAATACCGCACGCTGGCGCCGCTGGCGCCGGAGGTGCGGCAGGAACTGGAGGCGTCGCGCCAGTATTTTTCGCACGCGCTGACGCCACTGGGTTTGCGCGAGGAGCGCCGCATCGACGGCGGCGCCAGCATCGTCGATGTGCCCGCGGCGGCGCAGGGAGGGGAGCCCGATCCCGGACCAGGTTCGCGCATGGTGAGCCAGGCCCGCTCGCTGGCGCCGCGCAAATGGCAGTTTGTGTACCTGTCCGATCTGGCGCCGGCCAGGGCCAGCGCGCGCAACGTGTTCTTGTTCGCCTTGCTGGTGCAGGCCTTGCTGGTGATGCTGGTGCTGTACGCGCGCCAGCGCCGCCGCCTTGGCCGGCAGCGGCTGCGCGCGCGCGAGGACCTGCAGCGCGCCTACGACAATCTGGAGACGATGGTGGCCGAGCGCACCTCCAGCCTTCAGCAGATGACGCACAACCTGAGCGAGGAGAATATCGTGCGCCGCAAGGCCGAACAAAAGCTGCGCCAGGCCCAGAGCGAACTGGTTCAGGCGGCGAAGATGGCGGTGCTGGGGCAGATGTCGGCCGGGATCACGCATGAACTGAACCAGCCGCTGACGGCCCTGCGCACGATGGCCGACAACGCCAAGGTGCTGATCGAGCGCGATCGCCTGGACGAGGCCAAGACCAACCTGGCGACCATTTCGCAACTGGTCGGGCGCATGGGACTGATCACCGGCCAACTGCGCCAGTTCGCGCGCAAGGCCGACGCCAGCCTGCGGCCGGTGCCGGTGGCGGCGGCGATCACCGCCGCGCTGTTCCTGGTGGAGCGGCGGGTGGAGCGCGAGCGCGTGAACTTCCGCATGTCGATGCGCAGCCATGACGTGCACGCGCTGTGCGACAGCAACCGCCTGGAGCAGGTGCTGGTCAATTTGTTCAACAACGCGCTCGATGCGATGACCGACAGCGAGACGCGCGAGCTGACCGTCGGTGTCGAGCGCACCGACGAACGCGTGATGATCGGCGTGGCCGACACCGGCCCGGGCATCCCGGAAAACATCCGCGCCCATTTATTCGAACCATTTTTCACCACCAAGCCGCAAGGGCAGGGCCTCGGACTGGGGCTGGCCATCTCCGAGCAGATCGTGCGCGAATTCGGCGGGCTGCTGCGGGTCGAGGCCAGCGCCTCGGGTGGAGCGCGGTTTATTATTGAATTGCCGCTTGCGGAGCAGGAGACTACGGATGTATGA